One segment of Desulfovibrio sp. X2 DNA contains the following:
- a CDS encoding MTH938/NDUFAF3 family protein, translating to MIEAYSFGSMTVDGRVLRRDLLLVGGRVVENWWRGEGHLLTIGDLGAILDAPGPLPEVLVVGTGAQGVMRLAKGLAEELGARGMELVAEPTGQAWKTYDSLLRAGRSVAGAFHLTC from the coding sequence ATGATCGAGGCCTATTCCTTCGGCTCCATGACCGTGGACGGCCGCGTCCTGCGGCGCGACCTGCTGCTCGTGGGCGGACGGGTTGTCGAGAACTGGTGGCGCGGCGAGGGGCATCTGCTGACCATCGGCGACCTCGGCGCGATCCTCGATGCGCCGGGCCCCTTGCCCGAGGTGCTGGTCGTCGGCACCGGCGCCCAGGGCGTCATGCGGCTGGCAAAGGGGCTGGCCGAGGAGCTTGGGGCGCGCGGCATGGAACTCGTGGCCGAGCCCACGGGCCAGGCGTGGAAGACCTACGATTCCCTGCTCCGGGCCGGACGCTCCGTGGCCGGGGCCTTCCACCTCACCTGCTGA
- a CDS encoding HU family DNA-binding protein has protein sequence MAKDYLTAYMKTRAGLETNRQAEQCYEAILEEIGIALASGEKVVLRPFGTFAVRNRAARTGRNPSTGEAVPIPPRTVPVFLPGEELRRTTEALDKGKGKAWLERRDAVRKATEQFDELRGRMGAYLKQAGSLPQDARSAYERNLGQARELLENARYRLDLLRRGGADALGELRKGVDSALGELKKSLNSAGKKF, from the coding sequence ATGGCGAAAGACTATCTTACCGCATACATGAAGACGCGCGCCGGGCTCGAAACCAACCGTCAGGCAGAGCAGTGCTACGAGGCGATCCTCGAGGAGATCGGCATCGCTCTGGCGAGCGGCGAAAAGGTCGTTCTGCGCCCCTTCGGCACCTTCGCGGTGCGCAATCGCGCCGCGCGCACCGGCCGCAACCCCTCCACCGGCGAGGCGGTGCCCATTCCCCCGCGCACCGTGCCCGTCTTCCTGCCCGGCGAGGAGCTGCGCAGGACCACCGAGGCCCTGGACAAGGGCAAGGGCAAGGCCTGGCTCGAGCGCCGCGACGCGGTGCGCAAGGCCACGGAGCAGTTCGACGAGCTGCGCGGCCGCATGGGCGCCTACCTGAAGCAGGCGGGCTCGCTGCCGCAGGATGCCAGGTCTGCCTACGAGCGCAACCTGGGACAGGCCAGGGAGCTTCTGGAGAACGCGCGCTACAGGCTCGACCTGCTGCGCCGCGGCGGAGCGGATGCCCTGGGCGAGCTGAGGAAGGGGGTGGACTCGGCCCTGGGCGAGCTCAAGAAGTCCCTGAACAGCGCCGGGAAGAAGTTCTAG
- a CDS encoding FAD-dependent oxidoreductase, whose product MGIFSKDDPKNDPKDNPKGEPKSGPKSGKKHQAHAGKGAGKGAAEAAGGDDEWFIPEESRTYLEKLFAGLRSPVALWLFTKKGLNDEYNEFTHKFTRDLARLTDKIEITEFDLGDTEAKERGIEESPTLLVAPDRYDIRFTGAPAGEEGRSLIEAVVLCSLGESGLRKTSRDLLAELDEKRQVRVFVSPTCPYCPGQVGTAVRTAVERPELISVQVVEITENQGLARRFNVGSVPHTVINDTLPVLGLEPEERFVVELTSLTPAEELLLSIGRKGTGAPGGQEAVERDVVIVGGGPAGLTAAIYAERAGLRSVVLEKKTVGGQIAVTPIVENYPGIIATAGGKLVELLSQHAREYVDIHEFEEVTEIKVGRSVEVVTPRALYRCRALILATGAQWKMLGVPGEKEFYGNGVSHCATCDAALYKGGKVAVVGGGNTALTDALYLRNLGVDVTIVHRRAAFRAQEYLQKSVQRESVPVLWNTRVTSMMGKEKFEGLRLENTLSGETSEFSCDGVFLAIGERSNTVLARQVGLRIDEDGNIDVDRAMRTSIPRVYAAGDVTGGLRQIVTAVGAGATAAMTAFEDLKRFETEEQEAESAPA is encoded by the coding sequence ATGGGAATCTTTTCCAAGGACGATCCGAAGAACGACCCCAAAGACAACCCCAAGGGCGAACCCAAAAGCGGGCCCAAGAGCGGGAAGAAGCACCAGGCGCACGCGGGCAAAGGAGCGGGCAAGGGCGCGGCCGAGGCGGCAGGCGGGGACGACGAGTGGTTCATCCCCGAGGAGAGCCGCACCTACCTGGAGAAGCTCTTCGCCGGGCTGCGCTCGCCCGTGGCGCTTTGGCTCTTCACCAAGAAGGGACTGAACGACGAGTACAACGAGTTCACGCACAAGTTCACCCGCGACCTCGCCCGTCTCACGGACAAGATCGAGATCACCGAGTTCGACCTCGGCGACACGGAGGCGAAGGAGCGGGGCATCGAGGAATCGCCCACCCTGCTCGTGGCCCCGGACCGCTACGACATCCGTTTCACCGGCGCGCCCGCGGGCGAGGAAGGCCGCTCCCTCATCGAGGCCGTCGTCCTCTGCTCGCTCGGCGAGAGCGGCCTGCGCAAGACCTCGCGCGACCTGCTCGCCGAGCTGGACGAGAAGCGCCAAGTGCGCGTCTTCGTCAGCCCCACCTGCCCCTACTGCCCGGGCCAGGTGGGCACGGCCGTGCGCACGGCCGTGGAGCGGCCGGAGCTCATAAGCGTGCAGGTGGTGGAGATCACCGAGAACCAGGGGCTCGCCCGGCGCTTCAACGTGGGCAGCGTGCCGCATACCGTGATCAACGACACCCTGCCCGTGCTGGGCCTCGAGCCCGAGGAGCGCTTCGTGGTCGAGCTGACCTCGCTCACCCCGGCCGAGGAGCTGCTGCTCTCGATCGGCCGCAAGGGCACAGGGGCGCCCGGAGGCCAGGAGGCCGTGGAGCGCGACGTGGTCATCGTGGGCGGCGGCCCGGCCGGGCTCACCGCGGCCATCTACGCCGAACGCGCCGGGCTGCGCTCCGTGGTGCTCGAGAAGAAGACCGTGGGCGGCCAGATCGCGGTCACGCCCATTGTGGAGAACTATCCCGGGATCATCGCCACGGCGGGCGGCAAGCTCGTGGAGCTCCTCTCCCAGCACGCGCGGGAGTACGTGGACATCCACGAGTTCGAGGAGGTCACGGAGATCAAGGTCGGCCGCAGCGTGGAAGTGGTCACGCCGCGCGCCCTGTACCGCTGCCGGGCGCTGATCCTGGCCACGGGCGCGCAGTGGAAGATGCTCGGCGTGCCCGGCGAGAAGGAATTCTACGGCAACGGCGTGTCGCACTGCGCCACCTGCGACGCCGCGCTCTACAAGGGCGGCAAGGTGGCCGTGGTGGGCGGCGGCAACACCGCCCTGACCGACGCGCTGTATCTCAGGAACCTCGGCGTGGACGTGACCATCGTGCACCGCCGCGCGGCCTTCCGGGCCCAGGAGTACCTGCAGAAGTCCGTGCAGCGCGAGTCCGTCCCCGTGCTCTGGAACACCCGGGTCACGTCCATGATGGGCAAGGAGAAGTTCGAGGGCCTGCGCCTGGAGAACACCCTGAGCGGCGAGACGAGCGAATTTTCGTGCGACGGGGTCTTCCTGGCCATCGGCGAGCGCTCCAACACGGTGCTGGCGCGCCAGGTCGGCCTCAGGATCGACGAGGACGGCAACATCGACGTGGACCGCGCCATGCGCACGAGCATCCCGCGCGTCTACGCGGCGGGCGACGTGACCGGCGGCCTCCGCCAGATCGTCACGGCCGTGGGCGCGGGCGCCACGGCGGCCATGACCGCCTTCGAGGACCTGAAACGCTTCGAGACCGAGGAGCAGGAGGCGGAAAGCGCACCGGCCTGA
- a CDS encoding S10 family peptidase, with translation MPRRPDAPFALPVVVLLVAFLIALCLFAAPVEGSAAEAAPGGHADKAEQGGSAKGEAQSALPEETRSVTHHVVDTPAGKLRYTATACFLNVDLPGQKAKARIFSVSYVLDGARPADRPVTFAFNGGPGSSSVWLHLGVLGPRRVVLPGDGSAPPPPARLADNPETWLAFTDLVFVDPVGTGFSRGIPDDAAAERKFWGVKQDLSSMGEFVRLWLSRNNRWLSPKFLAGESYGTLRAAALSAHLYEAYGAELSGLVLLSPILDYATVLRTEGNDLPYVVALPTYAATAWKHGRLSARLQALPLPQLLAEVESFCTHDFLRVLYEGEEAPAAERDAVFKREAEYTGLPEELVSRLHGRVGPGRFCKELLRDKGLVLGRMDTTVTGPDPDPASPWPTYDPSLDSLSGPFAGAVNAYLREELKFSSDMIYEPLSGKVNSAWDFQSGLDDGQGFVDVSRALRRALVLNPHLKVFWAMGRYDLATPYFAARHTIGHLFLPGGLGRNLTTDYYDGGHMMYTHAAARAALLSDARGFYRQAAGQAAGGAK, from the coding sequence ATGCCGCGCCGTCCGGACGCGCCCTTCGCCCTGCCCGTCGTGGTCCTGCTCGTCGCCTTCCTCATCGCCCTGTGCCTCTTCGCCGCTCCTGTCGAGGGTTCGGCCGCCGAGGCCGCTCCGGGCGGCCACGCCGACAAGGCGGAGCAGGGCGGTTCCGCCAAGGGCGAGGCCCAGTCCGCCCTGCCCGAGGAGACGCGCTCCGTCACCCACCACGTGGTGGACACGCCCGCGGGCAAGCTGCGCTATACGGCCACGGCGTGCTTCCTGAACGTGGATCTGCCCGGGCAGAAGGCCAAGGCGCGCATCTTTTCCGTCTCCTACGTCCTCGACGGCGCGCGCCCGGCCGACCGTCCCGTGACCTTCGCCTTCAACGGCGGCCCGGGTTCCTCCTCGGTCTGGCTGCACCTCGGCGTGCTCGGCCCGCGCCGCGTGGTCCTGCCGGGCGACGGCTCGGCCCCCCCGCCCCCGGCCCGCCTCGCGGACAACCCCGAGACGTGGCTCGCCTTCACCGACCTCGTCTTCGTGGACCCCGTGGGCACGGGCTTCTCGCGCGGCATTCCGGACGATGCCGCGGCCGAGCGCAAGTTCTGGGGCGTGAAGCAGGACCTCTCCTCCATGGGCGAGTTCGTCCGCCTGTGGCTGTCGCGCAACAACCGCTGGCTCTCGCCCAAGTTCCTGGCAGGCGAGAGCTACGGCACGCTGCGCGCCGCGGCCCTCTCGGCCCATCTCTACGAGGCGTACGGCGCGGAGCTCTCGGGCCTCGTGCTGCTCTCACCCATCCTCGACTACGCCACGGTCCTGCGGACGGAAGGAAACGACCTGCCCTACGTGGTGGCCCTGCCGACCTATGCGGCCACGGCCTGGAAGCACGGGCGGCTCTCCGCGCGGCTACAGGCCCTGCCGCTTCCGCAGCTGCTGGCCGAGGTCGAATCCTTCTGCACGCACGATTTCCTGCGCGTGCTCTACGAGGGGGAGGAGGCGCCCGCGGCCGAGCGCGACGCGGTCTTCAAGCGGGAGGCGGAGTACACCGGGCTGCCCGAGGAGCTGGTGTCCCGACTGCACGGTCGCGTGGGGCCGGGGCGGTTCTGCAAGGAGCTTCTGCGCGACAAGGGACTCGTGCTCGGACGCATGGACACCACGGTGACCGGACCGGACCCTGACCCCGCCTCGCCCTGGCCGACCTACGACCCCTCGCTCGACTCCCTCTCCGGTCCGTTCGCCGGGGCCGTCAACGCCTATCTGCGCGAGGAGCTGAAGTTCTCCTCGGACATGATCTACGAGCCGCTGTCCGGCAAGGTGAACAGCGCCTGGGACTTCCAGAGCGGGCTGGACGACGGACAGGGCTTCGTGGACGTCTCGCGGGCGCTGCGCCGCGCCCTGGTGCTGAACCCGCACCTGAAGGTCTTCTGGGCCATGGGCCGCTACGACCTGGCCACGCCCTATTTCGCGGCGCGCCATACCATCGGCCACCTCTTCCTTCCGGGCGGGCTCGGCAGGAACCTGACCACGGACTACTACGACGGCGGGCACATGATGTACACGCACGCCGCGGCCCGCGCCGCGCTGCTCTCGGATGCGCGCGGCTTCTACCGCCAGGCGGCCGGGCAGGCGGCCGGGGGCGCCAAGTGA
- the deoC gene encoding deoxyribose-phosphate aldolase produces MDQKDLTPRALAARIDHTLLDLSASPAAIEKLCREALEHGFKAVCVYPVHVARAAKLLAGSPVLVAAVVGFPTGLEPTSEKVSQALAAVGAGARELDMVVNLAALRGRDHAAVARDIGAVVAAAAPFAVKVILETAALSRDEKIIGAALAKAAGAAFVKTSTGFGPGGATVGDVELLRAVVGPDVSVKASGGIRTFEDARAMLEAGADRLGCSSSLAILSGAAS; encoded by the coding sequence ATGGACCAGAAGGACCTCACCCCGCGCGCGCTCGCGGCCCGTATCGACCACACCCTGCTCGACCTCTCGGCCTCGCCCGCGGCCATCGAGAAGCTCTGCCGCGAGGCGCTCGAACACGGCTTCAAGGCGGTCTGCGTCTATCCCGTGCACGTGGCCCGGGCCGCGAAGCTCCTTGCGGGCAGCCCGGTGCTGGTCGCGGCCGTGGTGGGCTTTCCCACCGGGCTCGAGCCCACGTCCGAGAAGGTGTCCCAGGCCCTGGCGGCCGTGGGCGCCGGGGCGCGCGAGCTGGACATGGTCGTGAACCTCGCCGCGCTTCGCGGCCGCGATCACGCGGCCGTGGCCCGGGACATCGGGGCCGTGGTCGCGGCGGCCGCTCCCTTCGCGGTCAAGGTCATCCTCGAGACCGCCGCGCTCTCGCGCGACGAGAAGATCATCGGGGCCGCCCTGGCCAAGGCGGCTGGCGCGGCCTTCGTCAAGACCTCCACGGGCTTCGGCCCTGGCGGCGCCACGGTCGGGGACGTCGAACTCCTGCGCGCCGTGGTCGGGCCGGACGTGTCGGTCAAGGCCTCGGGCGGCATCCGCACCTTCGAGGACGCCAGGGCCATGCTCGAGGCCGGGGCCGACCGCCTGGGCTGCTCGTCGTCCCTCGCCATCCTCTCCGGAGCCGCCTCCTGA
- a CDS encoding methyl-accepting chemotaxis protein yields the protein MFKKLSLKWKILLIAALGPFLVAVAAGVFENRTIKRQSIEAITQKSKAIVLMAEAAREKMAQKLELGVIKPFDQIPPDQIIEAIPVITAIQMAEMQAEKAGYTFRVPKISPRNPRDEPTPAERAVLEEFRDKDIGEKLIVSDDAVTYYRSIKLTKECLTCHGDPRGARDITGGIKEGWKVGERHGAFKITYSLAGAKQDIAAAELRAGGVSAAILALCIVVGWLIANRAVIGPLLRVKSYAEKVAEGDLDAVCACDSVAEVGEMKDAIESMVGNLRGKMLETKGKGEEAARAKEQAEDALAAAREQEGKVKELLARLTHVAADARGVAETVADAATALAGQVDSVSRGAEVQSRRTAETATAMEEMNATVLEVAQNSGKAAETADQASAKANEGASVVARAVEAIQRVYEQAQSLKGEMQGLGKQAEDISRILDVISDIADQTNLLALNAAIEAARAGDAGRGFAVVADEVRKLAEKTMAATKEVGQSIDAIQGGARRSIQSVEEAGKTIEDATGLANASGQALKEIVSFVGGTTDGVRSIATAAEQQSAASEEISRAIEDISQITAETSQGMIQASEAIQNLAEQAGKLKELIEEMQS from the coding sequence ATGTTCAAGAAGCTGAGCCTCAAGTGGAAGATCCTGCTCATCGCAGCGCTCGGGCCGTTCCTGGTGGCCGTGGCCGCCGGGGTCTTCGAGAACCGGACCATCAAGCGGCAGAGCATCGAGGCCATTACCCAGAAGAGCAAGGCCATCGTGCTCATGGCCGAGGCCGCGCGCGAGAAGATGGCCCAGAAGCTCGAGCTCGGCGTCATCAAGCCCTTCGACCAGATTCCCCCCGACCAGATCATCGAGGCCATTCCGGTTATCACGGCCATCCAGATGGCCGAGATGCAGGCCGAGAAGGCCGGCTACACCTTCCGGGTGCCCAAGATCAGCCCGCGCAATCCTCGCGACGAGCCCACGCCCGCGGAGAGGGCCGTGCTCGAGGAGTTCCGGGATAAGGACATCGGCGAGAAGCTGATCGTGAGCGACGACGCGGTGACCTACTACCGCTCCATCAAGCTGACCAAGGAATGCCTGACCTGCCACGGCGACCCCAGGGGCGCGCGCGACATTACGGGCGGGATCAAGGAGGGCTGGAAGGTGGGCGAGCGCCACGGCGCGTTCAAGATCACCTACAGCCTGGCCGGGGCCAAGCAGGATATCGCCGCCGCCGAGCTCAGGGCGGGCGGGGTGAGCGCCGCTATCCTCGCGCTGTGCATCGTCGTGGGCTGGCTCATCGCGAACAGGGCCGTGATCGGCCCGCTGCTCAGGGTCAAGAGCTACGCCGAGAAGGTGGCCGAGGGCGACCTGGACGCGGTCTGCGCCTGCGATTCCGTGGCCGAGGTCGGCGAGATGAAGGACGCCATCGAGTCCATGGTCGGCAACCTGCGCGGCAAGATGCTCGAGACCAAGGGCAAGGGCGAGGAGGCCGCGCGCGCCAAGGAGCAGGCCGAGGACGCCCTGGCCGCGGCCAGGGAGCAGGAAGGGAAGGTCAAGGAGCTTCTGGCGCGGCTGACCCACGTGGCGGCGGATGCCCGGGGCGTGGCCGAGACCGTGGCCGATGCGGCCACCGCCCTGGCCGGGCAGGTGGACAGCGTGAGCCGGGGCGCGGAGGTGCAGAGCCGCCGCACCGCGGAGACGGCCACGGCCATGGAGGAGATGAACGCCACGGTGCTCGAGGTGGCGCAGAATTCCGGCAAGGCCGCGGAGACCGCCGACCAGGCCAGTGCCAAGGCGAACGAAGGGGCCAGTGTCGTGGCCCGGGCCGTGGAGGCCATCCAGCGCGTCTACGAGCAGGCCCAGTCGCTCAAGGGCGAGATGCAGGGCCTGGGCAAGCAGGCCGAGGACATCAGCCGCATCCTCGACGTCATTTCGGACATCGCGGACCAGACCAACCTCCTGGCGCTGAACGCGGCGATCGAGGCGGCGCGGGCGGGAGACGCCGGGCGCGGCTTCGCCGTGGTGGCCGACGAGGTGCGCAAGCTGGCCGAGAAGACCATGGCCGCGACCAAGGAGGTGGGCCAGTCCATCGACGCCATCCAGGGCGGGGCGCGGCGCAGCATCCAGAGCGTGGAGGAGGCGGGCAAGACCATCGAGGACGCCACCGGCCTCGCCAACGCCTCGGGCCAGGCGCTGAAGGAGATCGTCAGCTTCGTGGGCGGGACCACGGACGGCGTGCGCTCCATCGCCACGGCGGCGGAGCAGCAGTCCGCGGCCAGCGAGGAGATCAGCCGGGCCATCGAGGACATCAGCCAGATCACGGCCGAGACCAGCCAGGGCATGATCCAGGCCTCCGAGGCCATCCAGAACCTGGCCGAGCAGGCCGGGAAGCTCAAGGAACTCATCGAGGAAATGCAGTCCTAG
- a CDS encoding DUF493 family protein: MNDCYEKLQQTLEQCESWPCDYCFKFIVPTPHLPVLLELFQGFEVSTRESANGRYTSITANASMEEATAVVAVYRQAATIPGVISL; this comes from the coding sequence ATGAACGATTGCTACGAAAAATTGCAGCAGACGCTGGAACAGTGCGAGTCCTGGCCGTGCGACTACTGCTTCAAGTTCATCGTGCCGACGCCGCATCTTCCCGTGCTTCTTGAGCTTTTCCAAGGCTTCGAGGTCAGCACGCGCGAAAGCGCAAACGGCCGCTACACGAGCATCACGGCCAACGCCAGCATGGAGGAAGCCACCGCGGTGGTGGCGGTCTACCGTCAGGCCGCGACCATTCCCGGCGTCATCAGCCTCTAG
- the sppA gene encoding signal peptide peptidase SppA — MRSFTATVSARVPAWARFLAVAMLALACVSCAQKLTLFPDYTEPLQEFTLQGEGQDKVLLVPVRGFIGEEPDKGVFVTRPSTVQEVASQLQKAEKDKDVKAVILVVDSPGGSTTASDIVYHELAQFKAKTGDKVVSCMMGLAASGGYYVSLAADRIVAHPTTITGSVGTIFLQPRISGLMDKIGVEVEAYKSGKEKDMGSPFRPATAEEKKLFQELIDDMNSRFLALVKDRRHLTDEQLAFVADAHVMTASQAKAAGLVDSIGFMQDAIAQAKSLAGLPEDARVVAYRRTAYADDSIYNPATSSVPTGNMKLVDLGAAQAALSMRPGFYWLWLPETR; from the coding sequence ATGCGGTCCTTCACTGCCACCGTTTCCGCGCGCGTTCCCGCCTGGGCGCGCTTCCTCGCCGTCGCCATGCTGGCGCTCGCCTGCGTCTCCTGCGCCCAGAAGCTCACCCTCTTCCCGGACTACACCGAGCCGCTGCAGGAATTCACCCTGCAGGGCGAGGGACAGGACAAGGTGCTGCTCGTTCCCGTGCGCGGCTTCATCGGCGAGGAGCCGGACAAGGGGGTCTTCGTCACCCGGCCCTCCACGGTGCAGGAGGTCGCCTCGCAGCTTCAGAAGGCGGAAAAGGACAAGGACGTGAAGGCCGTGATCCTGGTGGTCGACTCGCCGGGCGGATCGACCACGGCCTCGGACATCGTCTACCACGAGCTCGCGCAGTTCAAGGCGAAGACCGGCGACAAGGTCGTCTCCTGCATGATGGGGCTCGCGGCCTCGGGCGGCTATTACGTCTCGCTCGCGGCCGACCGCATCGTGGCCCATCCGACCACGATCACGGGTTCCGTGGGGACCATCTTCCTGCAGCCGCGCATCTCCGGGCTCATGGACAAGATCGGCGTGGAGGTCGAGGCCTACAAGTCCGGCAAGGAGAAGGACATGGGCTCGCCCTTCCGCCCCGCCACGGCCGAGGAGAAGAAGCTCTTCCAGGAGCTCATCGACGACATGAACTCGCGCTTCCTGGCCCTGGTCAAGGACCGCCGCCATCTGACGGACGAACAGCTGGCCTTCGTCGCCGACGCGCACGTCATGACCGCCTCGCAGGCCAAGGCCGCCGGGCTCGTGGACTCCATCGGCTTCATGCAGGACGCCATCGCCCAGGCCAAGTCGCTCGCCGGGCTGCCCGAGGACGCCAGGGTCGTGGCCTACCGCCGCACCGCCTACGCCGACGACAGCATCTACAACCCGGCCACCTCCTCGGTTCCGACCGGAAACATGAAGCTCGTGGACCTCGGCGCGGCGCAGGCCGCCCTGTCCATGCGGCCGGGCTTCTACTGGCTCTGGCTGCCCGAGACGCGCTAG
- a CDS encoding DUF445 domain-containing protein translates to MTARELIPYLVGPVICGLIGWVTNWLAVKMLFHPRLPLRIGPLTIQGVFPKRQEALAARLGALIERELVNMEEIADALRQQDLAARFRGTIEQEVERILTERLVQAVPMAGMFLTGAVLDKVKNIIVPEIEKLIPLFVDKAAAELTACYDVECVVREKVAAFPVEKLEEILFAIMRSEFRFIELTGGVLGFLIGAVQSLGLWLLR, encoded by the coding sequence ATGACCGCCCGCGAACTCATTCCCTATCTCGTCGGCCCCGTCATCTGCGGCCTCATCGGCTGGGTGACCAACTGGCTGGCCGTGAAGATGCTCTTCCACCCCCGCCTGCCCCTGCGCATCGGCCCCCTGACCATCCAGGGCGTCTTCCCCAAGCGGCAGGAGGCCCTGGCCGCGCGGCTCGGCGCGCTCATCGAGCGCGAGCTGGTGAACATGGAGGAGATAGCGGACGCGCTGCGCCAGCAGGATCTGGCCGCGCGCTTCCGCGGCACGATCGAGCAGGAGGTCGAGCGCATCCTCACGGAGCGTCTGGTGCAGGCCGTGCCCATGGCGGGCATGTTCCTGACCGGAGCGGTGCTCGACAAGGTCAAGAACATCATCGTCCCGGAGATCGAGAAGCTGATCCCGCTCTTCGTGGACAAGGCGGCGGCCGAACTGACGGCCTGCTACGACGTGGAGTGCGTGGTCCGGGAGAAGGTGGCGGCCTTCCCGGTGGAGAAGCTGGAGGAGATCCTCTTCGCCATCATGCGCAGCGAGTTCCGTTTCATCGAACTCACCGGCGGCGTGCTCGGCTTCCTCATCGGCGCGGTCCAGTCCCTGGGGCTCTGGCTGCTGCGCTAG
- a CDS encoding radical SAM/SPASM domain-containing protein, which yields MTTSPFGHVRIPFKRIHLELTNVCDFNCLFCPKSLMTRGYGYMDEALARRAIDEISRKGLAEKITFHVMGEPTLHPKFFDILAYARDAGMPVGLTTNGGGLGGEAGKRLLDYELKQVDVSLQTPDEESFKLRRAGRLDFDGFLTGIVDFFAAYRERWPETIFKFRFLNTTFRPKSIEERQGPMRVISSTQELRDTFSAWVERIYELMDLGAEERRTALDRLRKLKSWKWNVVEILPNTFFETYMLGDWGNAFSDDAVREAWAGYCFGMRDHFAVLWNGDVVLCCIDFDGKTRVGSIADRSIEDVLKSPALGKVMAGFRRFRPVLPACRRCLGARSALSWLVKPFLQVGGLSLLKPYFHKKSRLFDDTKAAS from the coding sequence ATGACCACGAGCCCCTTCGGCCATGTGCGCATTCCCTTCAAGCGCATCCATCTCGAGCTGACCAACGTCTGCGACTTCAACTGCCTGTTCTGCCCGAAGTCCCTGATGACGCGCGGATACGGCTACATGGACGAGGCGCTCGCGCGCCGGGCCATCGACGAGATCAGCCGAAAGGGGCTGGCCGAGAAGATCACCTTTCACGTCATGGGCGAGCCCACCCTGCACCCGAAGTTCTTCGACATCCTCGCCTACGCCCGGGACGCGGGCATGCCCGTGGGGCTGACCACGAACGGCGGCGGCCTGGGCGGCGAGGCCGGAAAGCGGCTGCTCGACTACGAGCTCAAGCAGGTGGACGTCTCGCTGCAGACCCCGGACGAGGAATCCTTCAAGCTGCGCAGGGCGGGCCGCCTGGACTTCGACGGGTTCCTCACCGGCATCGTGGACTTCTTCGCGGCCTACAGGGAGCGCTGGCCGGAGACGATCTTCAAGTTCCGCTTCCTGAACACCACCTTCCGGCCGAAATCGATCGAGGAGAGGCAGGGCCCCATGCGGGTCATCTCGTCGACGCAGGAGCTGCGCGACACCTTCTCCGCGTGGGTCGAGCGCATCTACGAACTCATGGACCTGGGGGCGGAGGAGCGCAGGACAGCGCTCGACCGGCTCCGAAAGCTCAAGTCCTGGAAATGGAACGTGGTCGAGATCCTGCCGAACACCTTCTTCGAGACCTACATGCTCGGGGACTGGGGCAACGCCTTTTCGGACGACGCGGTGCGCGAGGCCTGGGCAGGCTACTGCTTCGGCATGCGCGACCACTTCGCCGTGCTCTGGAACGGCGACGTGGTCCTGTGCTGCATCGACTTCGACGGCAAGACCCGGGTCGGCAGCATCGCGGACAGGAGCATCGAGGACGTGCTGAAGAGCCCGGCCCTGGGCAAGGTGATGGCGGGCTTCAGGCGCTTCCGCCCGGTGCTGCCCGCCTGCCGCCGCTGCCTGGGCGCGCGCTCGGCGCTCTCCTGGCTGGTCAAGCCGTTCCTGCAGGTGGGCGGGCTCTCGCTGCTCAAGCCCTATTTTCACAAGAAGAGCAGGCTGTTCGACGACACGAAGGCGGCCTCCTAG